The stretch of DNA GTCTGGAAGGAGCTGTTCTTTTATGGTTCGGCCATCCACCAAACTATCTATGTAAGTAAGCGTGAGATTTGGAGAAATTGTTTTGACAACTAAGTCAGTTGGATTGTTGGTTGCTTTTTTAATAGCCTCTAAATAATCTTTTGATGAGATTGGAAACAAGCTTTCATTATGAACCTTACTTGCTTTTTCATCTTTGTGATTTTTGCCATCTTCAACAGTCGGTTTATTTTTCGAGGAAGACTGTCTGCTCTTTTTTTTAAACATTTCTTTCCCTCCTTTTACAACCCTTTCTTTTAGAATAGGCTCCAGGAAAATAATCTATACTCATAATTCAAATGTAATAATATTTTTTGACACTTATAGAATACAGACTTTCGTACAGTTCGATCTGCATTTGTTATACTGAAACAAGATATTTTAAAAGGAGAGATTCCAATGAAAACATTCGCCTTGATCGCTGGAAGTTTGCGGAAAGAATCATTAAATCGAAAGTTACTTGCCTACTTACAAGAAATGTACAAAGTGGACATAAAAATGGAGTTTATTGAAATCAATGAGTTTCCATTGTTTAATGAAGATATCGAAGCTAAGGTTCCAGAACAGGTGAAAAAAGCCATCCAACTGATACAAGAATCTGACGGTGTGCTGATTGCGACGCCTGAATATAACCATTCAGTGCCTGGAGCATTGAAGAATGCATTGGATTGGCTTTCAAGAAAAGAAAAAGTTTTTGTAAAGAAACCAGTTCTGATCATGGGTTGTTCAGGAGGACCAGTAGGAACATCACGTGCTCAAAATCATTTACGATTAATATTAAATTCACCAGGACATCAAGCGTTAACACTACCTGGAAATGAAATTTTGATTGGACAAGCACCAACGAAATTTAATGATAAAGGAACACTAACTGATGAAAAGACCGTAATATTCATTAATGGAGTCTTGAAGAAATTCATTACATGGATCGATGCTACAAAAGAGTGGCAGAAAGAGGAGATATAATGCAATCCAATCAGAGACCCCACATTTTATTAGTCGACGGAATGGCACTTTTATTCCGTTCGTTTTTTGCAACTTCAGTCTTTGGACAATACTTTAGAAATGAACAAGGCGTCCCAACTAATGGTGTACAAGGGTTTGCCCGTCATGTGATGAGCGCAAAACAAATTATGCAACCGACTCATATGGCCATTTGTTGGGATATGGGTATGCACACTTTCCGCAATGATTTGTTTGATGGATACAAATCCAACCGTCCTGCTCCGCCTGAAGAAATGCTGCCTCAATTTGATATGGCTAAGAATCTTTCTGAAATGCTTGGCTGGAAAAACTTTGGGGAAGTTGGGATGGAAGCGGATGATTTAATTGGCTCTATGGCATGCAAGTGGCAAAATGAAGCAGATATCACCATCGTAAGTGGAGATAAAGATTTATTGCAATTACTCAATCCCACAACTAAAATCGCTTTTACGAAAAAAGGGTATAACATCTATGACGAATATACATACGAACGTTTTGTAGAAGAGTATCAAATTGAGCCTTCGGTTTTTGCCGATGTGAAAGCATTTATGGGAGATTCGAGTGACGGGTACCCGGGAGTTAAAGGAATAGGACCGAAAAGTGCACTTCAACTCATTCAAAGCTATGGTTCTGTTGAAGGAGTCATTGAGGCGTTACCGGAGTTAAAGCCGGGTCAACAAAAGAAGATTCAGGAAAACCTGGACATGTTACGATTATCAAAAAGACTTGCTACGATCCATTGTGAAATGGATTTGCCGATTGAACTTGATCAATTGATTGTGCCTTCATACAGTCAGCAATTATTAACTCAGGTAGAGGAAGCTGGATACGGCATTACGAGTCGGTATGCTCGAACTTTATATTCGATTTAACTTTATTTGGAGGAAACTTGGTCGTGTCGGAAGTTACTCATCTCTTAAACGAGCATTGTCAGTAATTCAAACTTCTTAGTATTTGGGGATATTTTTACGAACGTTAAAATTCCTTTGTTCTTTTCATATGAAATTTGGCGAATTCGGCTTGGGCGATTTCTTCCACCATTATCGTGGATGATCAGCGTCAAGTCGTTTTCTTTTTCTTCAAACCCGATGAGCGGGACCCAATGATAGGAAAAATCATAAGAGCTGAACCAGTGAAATGAAAAGTACCGATCAAATTTACATGCCACTGGTCGACCGGCTCGTAATTCTTTTTTTGCTTCTTCCATCGAACAGGTATCAATATCCCAATTAGGGCCGAGAAGTTTCCGTAAATTACGTTTTAAATGCCATGTAAATAAACCAATTCGAGTACCTCCAAGTAAACGGTATAATCGATTCGCATCATAAGGACATGAATTCGGCATCAAGTAACGCAAAATGGTCAGGGCAGTAACAGGTCCACATGCAGATTTCTGATACTGTATTTTGATTGATCTATCAAATTGCGATAGACCTTGTAATTCTAATTGAATACGCATAATGTCACCTCAGTGAAAAAAGAGTTTTTCCGTCTGATTTAACAGTACGGAAAAACTCTTTTTCTGTAAACTTTGAAGCTTTCGTTGCGACTAAAAATAGAAGAGAAACTTAAAATCTAGCGATCTATTAAATTACAAGTATTGATGAACGTCTACGTTTGCACCTTCGGCAAGTGCATGCCCAAGCGATTCATCGGCGCGGTGGAAGTTTGCAATCGCTCGACCTACGATATCGCGATTTTCAATGCCAGAGAACTGATCAAGTAAGTTTTTAATTAATGCTTGTTTTGTCGATTCATCATAACTTCTATAAATTTCACCAGCTTGACCGAAGTTATTTGTTTTTTCGATTGCATTTTTACCTGCAACTCCTGAAATTGGTTGATCAAATTCTTTGAATTCAGGCGCTTCTTTTGGTTCTGAGTCGAAACTATTTGGTTCGTAGTTTACGCGAGACATTTGTTGTCTAAATGGCATAGCGCCGTCACGTTGGTTATTTGAGAATGGACATTTTGGTGCATTGATTGGCAACTGTAAGTAGTTTGCACCAATACGGTAGCGTTGTGTATCTGAGTAAGAGAACAAACGACCTTGCAACATTTTATCTTCAGATGGTTGTATACCAGGTACAAGTACACCAGGATTAAATCCAACAGATTCTGTCTCTGCAAAGAAGTTATCCACGTTACGGTTTAATGTCATCGTACCAACCAACTCATAAGGGAAATCTTTTTCTAGCCAATCCTTCGTCGCATCTAGTGGATCGAAATCAAAGTTATCCATGTCCTCTGGTTTTAATGTTTGAACATATAAATCCCACTCAGGATAGTCACCACGTTCAATTGCTTCGTACAAATCACGTGTAGCATGACTAAAATCTTTTCCTTGCTGTTCTGCCGCTTCTTCAATTGTCATGTTTTTAATGCCCTGTTTAGGAACCCAACGAAGTTTTATATATGTAGTTTTGCCATCTTCGCTGATCCATTTGAATGAATGCACAGAAGATCCACGAATGTGACGGTAATCTTGAGGGATTCCTTCATCTGTAAACAAGTGAATGAGCATATTTGTCGTTTCAGGCGAGAGACCCATGAAATCAAAAAGACGTGAAGCATCTTGAAGGTTCGTACGTGGATCTGGTTTTAATGAGTGTATAACATCAGGGAACTTGATTGCATCCCGGATAAAGAATACAGGCAAATTATTCCCAACAAAATCATAGTTGCCTTCTTCTGTATAGAATTTTACTGAGAATCCACGTGGATCTCGAGCAGTTTCTGGTGAGTGAAGCCCGTGAATGACGGTAGAGAATCGAGTGAATACTGGCGTTTCTTGCCCTTCATTTTGTAAGAAAGCAGCTCTTGTATATTTTTTCATACTGTTTTTGACGACGAATGTACCGTGGGCAGCAGCTCCACGAGCATGTACAACTCGTTCAGGAACACGTTCACGGTCAAAGTGTGCTAATTTTTCTATTAATTGATAATCCTCTAAAAGTGTTGGGCCACGTTCACCCGCAGTTCGGGAATTTTGATTATCGCCGATTGGTACACCTTGGTTAGTTGTTAGCTTTTTCATTGTATCGACTCCTTATTTATAATGATTACAAAAAAGAACTAATTCAAATGTAAAGTATATTTAAGTAATTATCAAGTAATATGATTGAGTGAAAGACTTAAAAATTTTTACTAGCTTGTAGACTTGTAGAAGATAAAAAAATACAATTATAGAAGAGAAAGAATGTTTCCACGAATCAAATCGTAAAGTTAAACATCACTAACAAAGGGGGAATAACTGGTGAATATCACATATAAACGGTTATCATTGTTAAATTTTGAAGATGCACTTGCTTTGTTCAATAAAGGTTTTGAAGGATACCTAATCCCGATGCATTTAACAATGGAACAGTTTGTTGGACGCTTTGGCAACGAAGGATTGTCGGTGGAACTATCAGTTGTAGCTTTTGATGGAAACACACCAATTGGGTTTATTCTGCAAGGAATAAGAGAAAATGACGGAGTTAAAATTTCCTGGAATGGTGGTACGGGGATCATTCCTGAATATCGGGGCAAGGGCGTTGGACTTCACCTAATGAAAGAAGCGGAGCGCATTCTTGTGGAAAATGAAGTAGCCATTGCAACTTTAGAGGCTTTATCTGAAAACGAGCCTGCAATCAAATTATATGAAAAGTGTGGATACGAAATTCAGGATAAGCTTGTATTTTTATCTGGTTCCGGAAAACTAATCGACAAACTGCCTGAATTAGGAGAGTACGAATTAGAAAGATTTCCTGCGTTTCTAGCCATTGGATCAGATCTTTTTCCAACGCTCGTCCCGTGGCAAACAGCCGAGAGTGTTGTACCCAAAGTCGGTGGAGAAGTAGTGAATTTGTTAAAAGATGGGGAAATAAGAGCATCCTGTTTAATTCGAAAAAGAGGAATTTATAATAATCCTTCTGAAGGAATTACCTTATTCCAAGTGACTTCCGGAGACGAACAACATGAGGTTAACATTCTATTGGCACATGCACTTGAATATGATCAACCTGTTAGTCGATCTACATACAACTTTATGACGGGTAAAGGCAATGTGGTATCTTTACTACAGGAAAGTGGTTTTGAAAATACAGCAATTTCACAAGTCTTTATGCTCAAGAAATACTAAAAAACAACCAATCATTCACCCAAGGGAGTGAAGCGATTGGTTGTTTTCTTTTAATAGACGTTGAAGAGCTGCACGGAAATTTACATACGTTTCGATTTCCACTTGAATACCAGCATGAACAATTTCACGGACAAATCGAGGATTAAAACCAACATAAATCGGACGAATACCCATTAGTTTAAGTGAGTTATTCAGTTGGTAAATTTCCGTTGCCAAATCATTGTAATCAAATGATGCAACGTCTTCTACAGTAACTCCAGTAAAATCAAAGATAGCTCGCTCGGTCTCACGATGGGTTCCTGCATATTGAAGTGCTTTGGTTTGAATCATTTCAAAGCGTTCTTTGAACATATATCCGGCAATCGGAATCAATATTGTATTTGGCACGACAGAAGGAATCACTGGGGCAGACATGTTCTTGATAATATTTTCATAGTATTTAACTTTCTCTTTCAGTTGTTGCAATTCAAGTGATTGAGTCATTTTACACCTCAGTGATTATTTTCACTAAGTATAGCATAATCGATTCTTGATTCTGCACGAAAAAAGGATAGACATGAAGTCTATCCTTTTTGACTCTGCAAAAATTCAGTTACTTGTTCAGGTGATTTTGCATTTGCACTGTGCAAATGAGCTTTCTTTTCGCTATCCTGATAAATCAGCAAGCTTGGAATGCCCATAACATCATACTTTTCAGCAATTTCAGGAAGTTCGTCGCGATTTACTTCGTACCAAGTGTATTGTTTATACTCTTCAACGATTGGATCAATGAACATGTCCATGCGCGTACAATCAGGGCACCATCCAGCAGTGAATTTTACGATGACTTCATTATCAGAAGAAATAACGTCATTAAATTGTTCAGTTGTTGTAATAGATTTCATTTTTGTTCCTCCTTGACTTCTATAGGAACAGTTTACACGGTTTTACTTCCATCGGATAGCAATTTGTTTCATTACTGAAGCTGTTGCTTGTATCCCTGGAATTGTTGTGTCGCTTGTTGGATTTCTTTAGGATCTGCCGGAGTCAATTTATACCAACCATGCTTGAACATTAAGTCGTAAAGGCTACGTTGTTGTTTGGATGTAGCTCTCAATTGAGTAAAAATGATTTGGTATAGCGCATCATGGCTGGCCTCATGCATTGCCGTTGCATAAGAATTACATAAATATTTTTCAGTAGAAAGGGCATCATTTAAGATGTCGCGGTCGTTTAATTGCGGTGTTTCAACATAAGGAGTTTGTGGATTTTTCACTGTTTGCTGATTCATGAAACAGAACCTCCTTCATTTTGTTTCAGTAACTTGAGCAACTCGTCGTAATGATTACTGTGCATTTGTTCAGCTGTCTCAAATTCTTTCTTCAAATCAGGGAGTTGGCAATTTTCAGCCGCCCAATTCATTTTTTTAGCTGCCAACAAATTCCATGACATCATATCGGTCAAGTAGCTGAAATCTTTTGAAGAAACCATTTTAGGGGGTTCGGGAAATACCATTGGCTGTTCTTTTTGTTGTGAAAATAAATTCATGTGATGTATCCTCCTTTTCGTTTTAGTGTGAGGCAGAAATGATTATATATACATTTTCCGTTTAGTTTCTTTTGTAAAAAAGATGTTAGGGTAGTTATGTATATATATAGGAAAGAACATACTAATAAAATGTATTTGAATAGAGGAGGCTGGAACTCATGATCGAACAATCGATGCGTGAATTCCAAAATTAATGTGGATGAGAATTTCAAAAAAATCATTAAAATCCATTTATTTAATGATTAACTATACGAAAAAATTAGTTAAGGAACATGGGATTGCAAGCAATCAATTCGAGTTCCAGATGTTGTTTGGTATTCGTGAAGAATTACAGCGCCAACTTGTAAAAGAAGGCTATAAAAGCGTATTTATGTCCCATATGGGTCTGATTGGTATGGTTATTTTATGAGACGCTTAGCTGAACGGTCAGCAAATGTTGCGTTTGTTGCCAATGGTATTTTGAATAAATAATAGGAGAGGAGATGCCAACGAGCATCTCCTTTTTGAATTAGACTTGGAAAAGTTTTATTTGAATTCTTCAGCTACATAGTGCATACAAAAAATACGCCTTTCATAGAATAAAAGGACGCAATAGTTAGCAAGATTTTTCGGGGTAAATTTTGGTTTTTAATCATCATTTAAATATTGCGAAAAAATTGAAAATGAACTAAACTAATAGACATAGAGGTTGTTTCTATTTTTTTTCACTAAAAAATGAATGAGTATTCATTCAAAAACTCTAAAGGAGGCTTTGCACGTGACTTATCAAATTAAAAAGGCTGCTGTTCTGGGTTCTGGCGTTATGGGTTCAGGAATCGCTGCTCACTTAGCAAATATCGGAATTCCAACTTTATTGCTTGACATGGTACCTCGAGTTTTAAAAGAAGAGGACAAAAATAATTCAAAAGCTCGTAATCAAATAGCCCAAGGTTCACTAGAGAAACTTTTAAAACAAAAGCCCGCACCCCTAGCGTCAAAGAAAAATCTTACATTATTGACAGCAGGAAATCTCGAAGACGACTTGGATAAATTAAAAGATGTCGACTGGATTATCGAAGTTATTGTAGAAAATCTGGATATTAAAAAAGGTCTTTACGAGAAAATTGACGCGGTTCGTAAGCCAGGCACAATTGTCAGTTCTAATACTTCCGGCATTAGCATCAATGCAATGGCTGAAGGACGAAGTGAAGATTTTCAAAAGCACTTCCTTGGCACTCATTTCTTCAATCCGCCACGTTATTTAAAACTGTTGGAAGTTATACCAGCTCATCATACGCTCCCGGAAGTTGTAGTATTCATGCAAACATTCGGTGAGGATCGTTTAGGAAAAGGTGTTGTTCTTGCGAAAGACACACCAAACTTTATTGCGAACCGCATTGGTACGTATGGCCTTCTTGTGACACTTCGTGAAATGCTGGCAAGAGGCTACTCGGTTGGTGAAGTGGATTCCATTACGGGTCCTGTCATTGGTCGTCCGAAATCGGCGACGTTCCGTACGCTTGATGTGGTCGGGTTGGATACTTTTGGTCACGTCGCAAAAAACGTTTACGACCAGACTACAGGTGACGAACAAAAAGTGTTCGAATTGCCGACCTTGATTACTAATATGCTTGAAAACGGCTGGTTAGGTGCAAAATCAGGTCAAGGATTTTTCCTGAAAAAAGGTAAAGAAATTCTTGAATTGAATGCTGAAACGATGGAGTACGAACCAGTGAAGAAGCTGAAAACCCCTTCATTGGAAATGGCGAAGCAACAAAAAGGTCTTGCAGCTAAAGTGAAAACATTAACTTATGCTAAAGATCGCACGGGAGAATTACTGTGGAGCATTTTAGCACCTACATTGTCCTATTCCGCAAAACTACATGGAGAAATTGCAGATGATATCGTGGCAATCGATAATGCGATGAAGTGGGGGTTTGGATGGGAACAAGGACCATTTGAAGTATGGGATGCCATCGGCGTAAAAGAGTCCACTGAAAAAATGGTAGCGGAAGGGTTGGAAATTCCAACTTTCACACAAAGCTTACTTGATCAAGGATTCGATTCCTTCTATAAAGAAGACAATGGAGATTTGTATTTCTTCAATGGTGAGGGTTATTCATTGGTTCCAACGAATGAAAAAGTAATTAACTTAAAACGTTACAAGAAAAAACATGGCGTAATCAAGAAAAATTCAGGTGCCAGTTTAATAGATTTAGGAGATGGGATTGCTTTACTGGAGTTCCATTCACAATCAAATGCAATCGGGCTCGATATTATCCAAATGATTAACTTTGCAGTTGATGAAGTAGAGAAAACCTTTAAAGGTCTTGTGATTGGTAACCAGGGGAAAAACTTCTGTGTAGGCGCAAACCTTGGCATGATTCTTATGGAGGCCCAGGACGACAATATTTTTGAACTGGATTTCGTCGTGCGTTCGTTCCAAAACGCCATGATGAAAATAAAGTATTGTTCGAAACCTGTAGTGGCAGCTCCATTCGGCATGACGCTTGGTGGCGGGGCGGAAGCATGTCTGCCAGCTGCACACATTCAAGCATCTCATGAAACATATATGGGATTAGTTGAGGTGGGAGTGGGACTCATTCCTGGAGGCGGCGGAAATAAAGAATTGTATATGAAACACTTAAAAGGCTTGCCAACGGGTGTTCATGTCGATTATCAGTACGTGGCAAACAAAGTGTTTGAAACAATTGCCATGGCAAAAGTATCGACATCTGCCGAAGAAGCACGTGAAAATAACTTCCTGAACTTTGCAGACGGTATCAGTGTAAATGCTGATCACTTAATCTATGATGCGAAACAAGTTGCACTTTCGCTATATGAAAACAACTACAAAGCACCTCTTCGTGAAAAAGTACCAGTAACCGGCGAGTCAGGATATGCAACGCTGTTACTTGGAGCTGAAGGAATGTTCCTTTCAGGTTTCATCAGCGATCATGATTTAAAAATTGCGAAGAAATTAGCCTACGTGCTAGCAGGAGGAAAAGTGCCTTACGGTACTTTGGTCGATGAACAATATTTACTCGATTTAGAACGTGAAGCATTTTTAAGTTTAGTAGCTGAACCAAAATCTCAAGCGAGAATGCAGCACATGTTAGTGAAAGGAAAGCCACTTCGTAACTAAGCGTACGTAGCGGCAATGAGGAGGAGAACTTATGCGCGAAGCAGTTATTGTAGCAGGTGCCAGAACACCTGTAGGGAAAGCGAAAAAAGGCTCCCTTGCAACAGTGAGACCAGATGACTTTGGTGCATTGGTTGTAAAAGAAACGTTAAAAAGAGCGGGCGGTTATGATGGTCCGATTGACGATTTGATTTTAGGCTGTGCAATGCCTGAAGCGGAACAGGGGATGAACGTTGCCCGTAATATAGGTGCACTGGCAGGACTTTCAGATACAACACCAGCGATTACTATCAACCGCTTCTGTTCTTCAGGTCTGCAATCAATCGCTTATGCAGCAGAACGCATTATGCTTGGTCACTCTGAAGCAATCATTGCAGGTGGTGTTGAATCGATGAGTATGGTTCCGATGATGGGAAATACAATTCGTCCTAACGCAACACTTGCAGAAACAGCACCTCAATACTATATGGGGATGGGGCATACTGCTGAACAAGTGGCAATGAAGTTTGGCATTACCCGCGAAGACCAGGATGCTTTTGCTGTACGCTCACATGAGCTTGCAGATGCAGCCATCGCGGCAGGTAAATACAAAACAGAAATTGTACCAGTAGAAGTTCTGAAAAGATATATTGATGAAAATAACAAACCACAAGAAAAGAAAATCATGTTCGAAATGGATGAAGGCGTTCGTGTTGGGACGAACATGGAGACTCTGGCAAAACTTCGTCCGGTATTCAACGCACGTGGCACTGTAACAGCAGGAAATGCATCTCAAACGTCTGACGGTGCAGGTGCTGTGCTTGTCATGGATCGTGAAGTAGCTGAAGCGCAAGGACTAAAACCACTAGCTAAATTCCGTTCATTTGCGGTTGGTGGGGTTCCACCAGAAGTAATGGGAATTGGACCGATTGTAGCGATTCCAAAAGCGTTGAAGCTAGCGGGTCTTTCAATCGAAGACATTGATTTATGGGAATTGAACGAAGCATTCGCATCGCAATCGATTCAAGTAATTCGTCATTTAGGAATCGACATCAATAAAGTGAATGTCAATGGTGGTGCCATAGCACTTGGACATCCACTTGGTGCTACAGGTTCGATTTTAACGTTGAAAATGATTCATGAATTAAAACGTCAAGGCAAGCAATTTGGTGTTGTCACGATGTGTATCGGCGGAGGCATGGGTGCAGCTGGCGTATTTGAGATTCTTTAATAGAATTATTGAAAAAATAGGAGGGAAACAAAATGACGAAGACGATTGCAAATGTAATTAAAGGCGGAAGCTTTTTAGTGGAAGATGTAGCACTTGATCGCGTCTTTACACCGGAAGACTTTACAGATGAACATAAAATGATTGCTAAAACAACAGAGGATTATGTTACACATGAAGTGGTGCCAGTCATTGAAAACTTGGAACATCATGAGTTTGAGCATTCTGTAAGACTATTAAAATCAGCTGGTGACTTAGGTTTACTAGGTGCAGACGTGCCTGAAGAATACGGCGGTCTGGCATTGGATAAAGTTTCATCTGCACTGATTGCAGAGAAAATGTCGCGTGCAGGTGGTTTCTCCATTACTCACGGTGCACACGTTGGAATTGGATCATTACCAATTGTACTTTTTGGGAATGAAGAGCAAAAACAAAAATATTTGCCTAAACTCGCCACTGGCGAACTAATTGCCGCTTACGCGCTAACAGAGCCAGGTTCAGGTTCGGATGCTTTAGGTGCTAAAACTTCTGCCAAGTTAAATGCAGAAGGTACGCACTATGTATTAAATGGCGAGAAACAATGGATTACAAACGCTGGTTTTGCGGATGTATTTGTTGTGTATGCAAAAATTGACGGAGAACAATTCTCTGCTTTTATCGTAGAACGTGAATTCTCAGGCGTTTCAGTAGGCGCGGAAGAGAAGAAAATGGGGATTAAATCTTCTTCGACACGTACATTAATTTTACAGGATGCACAAGTGCCGGTTGAAAACTTACTTGGGGAAGTTGGCCGTGGCCACGTTATTGCATTCAATATCTTGAATATTGGTCGTTACAAATTGGGAGTGGGTACAGTTGGTGCATCCAAACGTGCTTTTGAATTGGCTGTTGCCTATTCGAACCAACGTCAACAATTTAAAACACCGATTTCTTCTTTCAACTTAACAAAAGAAAAGCTTTCAACAATGGCATCCAAATTATATGCTTCGGAAAGTTTGATTTATCGCACAGTTGGTTACTTTGAAGACCGCATGAGTCAATTGAGTCCTGAAGAGCAAAAAGATGGCAAAGCTATCGCTGCTTCTATTGCGGAATATGCTATTGAATGTTCAATCAACAAAGTGTTCGGCACAGAAGTATTGGATTATATTGCGGATGAAGCAGTTCAGTTGCATGGCGGTTACGGCTTCATGCAAGAGTATGAAGTAGAGCGCATCTATCGTGACTCCCGCATTAACCGTATTTTCGAAGGCACAAATGAAATCAATCGTTTGCTGGTACCTGGTACGTTCTTGCGTAAAGCTATGAAAGGTGAACTTCCACTTCTTCAAAAAGCACAAGCGCTTCAATCAGAATTGTTAATGATGATGCCAGAAGAAATTGAAGATGCACCATTAGCTCAAGAAAAAGTATTGGTGCAAAATGCTAAAAAAATCGGCTTGCTAGCTGCAGGTTTAGCGGCTCAACGTTACGGTACAAAACTTGAAACTGAACAAGAAGTATTGGCAAACATTGCGGACATCGTGAGCAATCTATTCGCAATGGAATCAGCTGTTCTGCGTACAGAGAAAGCAATCCAGCGTGACGGTGTTGATAAAGCGAACCAAAAACTTCTATACACTCAAATCTTCTGTCAGGAAGCTTTTGAATGTATCGAAAAAGATGCGAAAGAAACATTGATTGCTGCAGTTGAAGGCGATAACTTACGCATGATGCTTTCTGCACTGCGTAAATTGACTCGCTCTACTCCTTATAATGTAATTGCCAAAAAACGTGAAGCTTCGGTTAAATTGATTGACGCTGAGAAATACGTAGTTTAATAAAATCTCGATATTTGACCCTATTATTGAACAAGGCGAAGTGCTTCTGCCACTTCGCCTTGTTTGTATTTTAAGAAAACTATTAAT from Paenisporosarcina sp. FSL H8-0542 encodes:
- a CDS encoding acetyl-CoA C-acetyltransferase; the protein is MREAVIVAGARTPVGKAKKGSLATVRPDDFGALVVKETLKRAGGYDGPIDDLILGCAMPEAEQGMNVARNIGALAGLSDTTPAITINRFCSSGLQSIAYAAERIMLGHSEAIIAGGVESMSMVPMMGNTIRPNATLAETAPQYYMGMGHTAEQVAMKFGITREDQDAFAVRSHELADAAIAAGKYKTEIVPVEVLKRYIDENNKPQEKKIMFEMDEGVRVGTNMETLAKLRPVFNARGTVTAGNASQTSDGAGAVLVMDREVAEAQGLKPLAKFRSFAVGGVPPEVMGIGPIVAIPKALKLAGLSIEDIDLWELNEAFASQSIQVIRHLGIDINKVNVNGGAIALGHPLGATGSILTLKMIHELKRQGKQFGVVTMCIGGGMGAAGVFEIL
- a CDS encoding acyl-CoA dehydrogenase family protein produces the protein MTKTIANVIKGGSFLVEDVALDRVFTPEDFTDEHKMIAKTTEDYVTHEVVPVIENLEHHEFEHSVRLLKSAGDLGLLGADVPEEYGGLALDKVSSALIAEKMSRAGGFSITHGAHVGIGSLPIVLFGNEEQKQKYLPKLATGELIAAYALTEPGSGSDALGAKTSAKLNAEGTHYVLNGEKQWITNAGFADVFVVYAKIDGEQFSAFIVEREFSGVSVGAEEKKMGIKSSSTRTLILQDAQVPVENLLGEVGRGHVIAFNILNIGRYKLGVGTVGASKRAFELAVAYSNQRQQFKTPISSFNLTKEKLSTMASKLYASESLIYRTVGYFEDRMSQLSPEEQKDGKAIAASIAEYAIECSINKVFGTEVLDYIADEAVQLHGGYGFMQEYEVERIYRDSRINRIFEGTNEINRLLVPGTFLRKAMKGELPLLQKAQALQSELLMMMPEEIEDAPLAQEKVLVQNAKKIGLLAAGLAAQRYGTKLETEQEVLANIADIVSNLFAMESAVLRTEKAIQRDGVDKANQKLLYTQIFCQEAFECIEKDAKETLIAAVEGDNLRMMLSALRKLTRSTPYNVIAKKREASVKLIDAEKYVV